A single window of Flammeovirga agarivorans DNA harbors:
- a CDS encoding sulfatase-like hydrolase/transferase: protein MKERLLIAFLVGLLAMNAFGQEKPNVLFIQTDQHVWYGLEFVDKGFDTPNLNALADNGAYFSNAIVTTPSCSPARGTFVTGMYPHSNTIINNLMTKPNAKYKQHGVEEIEYLLTENILYDEGYFTGHYGKWHIGKKKELKCYKGSLLKGQSHSYEASKNYKQKLVDGMAKINPKPSDKELWGYPLYQSKVYKEAAEATEATKWKHKGILATGETSIPVELLPHTSITNEAIRTVKAKKGEPWMITVSYHPPHIPWAMPEPYFSMYDRDKMKVDMSEVDKVHPNANNMDAQRLGKLVGEEGIKEYLAIYRSQVKYMDEEVGRIIASLKETGQYDNTLIIFTSDHGDIQGRFGAMGKSLDGFYDELVRVPLIIKAPQSQNKKMVKDTHQVSIIDIMPTILDYCGIEIPKQVQGASLRPLVNEKKTSWRKYNVCERTYPHKNDYVCRMITDGQYKYVFYSEGPNALYDLKKDPKELENVIDEKKYKAKVEELKDALVDWMKESNDTYLAKYFEM from the coding sequence ATGAAAGAGAGATTACTTATTGCATTTTTAGTTGGCTTACTAGCTATGAATGCTTTTGGGCAAGAGAAACCTAATGTATTATTTATTCAGACGGATCAACATGTTTGGTACGGTCTTGAGTTTGTAGATAAAGGTTTTGATACACCCAACCTGAATGCACTGGCAGATAATGGAGCATATTTCAGTAATGCTATCGTGACAACTCCTTCATGTTCTCCTGCAAGAGGAACATTTGTTACTGGAATGTACCCACACAGTAATACGATTATTAATAATTTAATGACTAAACCCAATGCCAAATACAAACAGCATGGTGTGGAGGAAATTGAATACCTTTTAACGGAAAATATTTTATACGATGAAGGGTACTTTACAGGTCATTATGGTAAGTGGCATATCGGTAAGAAAAAGGAATTGAAATGTTACAAAGGTAGTTTGTTAAAAGGTCAATCACATTCTTATGAAGCGAGCAAAAACTACAAGCAAAAATTAGTTGATGGAATGGCAAAGATCAACCCGAAACCATCTGACAAAGAACTTTGGGGATATCCGCTGTATCAAAGTAAAGTATATAAAGAAGCAGCAGAAGCGACAGAAGCAACAAAATGGAAACATAAAGGGATTTTAGCTACTGGAGAAACTTCTATTCCGGTAGAATTACTACCGCATACTTCGATTACAAATGAAGCAATTCGAACGGTAAAAGCTAAAAAAGGAGAACCTTGGATGATCACTGTCAGCTACCATCCTCCACATATTCCATGGGCCATGCCTGAACCTTATTTTAGCATGTATGATAGAGATAAGATGAAGGTAGACATGAGCGAAGTGGACAAAGTACACCCGAACGCAAACAATATGGATGCCCAAAGATTGGGTAAATTGGTAGGCGAAGAAGGTATTAAAGAATATCTGGCTATCTACAGGTCTCAAGTGAAATACATGGATGAAGAAGTAGGCCGTATTATCGCTTCTTTAAAAGAGACAGGTCAATATGACAATACGTTGATTATTTTTACTTCTGACCATGGTGATATTCAAGGTAGATTTGGAGCGATGGGTAAAAGTTTAGATGGCTTCTACGATGAGTTAGTACGCGTTCCATTAATTATTAAGGCACCACAATCGCAAAACAAGAAGATGGTGAAAGATACGCATCAAGTGAGTATTATCGATATTATGCCTACCATTCTTGATTATTGTGGCATTGAAATTCCAAAACAAGTACAAGGTGCATCTCTAAGACCTTTGGTAAATGAAAAGAAGACTTCATGGCGTAAATACAATGTTTGTGAAAGAACTTATCCACATAAAAATGATTATGTCTGTAGAATGATTACAGACGGTCAGTATAAATATGTTTTCTACAGTGAAGGACCAAATGCATTGTATGACCTGAAGAAAGATCCGAAGGAATTAGAAAATGTGATTGATGAGAAAAAATACAAAGCTAAGGTTGAAGAACTAAAAGATGCTTTAGTAGACTGGATGAAGGAATCTAATGATACTTATCTTGCCAAGTACTTTGAGATGTAA